The Thermocrinis ruber genome has a window encoding:
- a CDS encoding bifunctional folylpolyglutamate synthase/dihydrofolate synthase, producing the protein MMVEDQILYELYKGKDYHIEPTLERIEKAVEYVGLKKPSYVSLLVGGTNGKGSTCAFAERILREHGYKTGWFVSPHLYDEKERWRLNRQKIEKERLKEYVKELKDVFERFNLTYFEACTLIALKFFEDEKVDFAVFEVGMGGRWDATRTCRPSACAVTNVQRDHVKWLGKSPEERAYEKLGIYVPGRPIVIGSPKEPLYPKALELCDLKDLIVAGMDFFAYGKVEGMQTYLENFSSDFFSISSAKLGLWGKWQIDNASVAIALVSQVIKLNEDKTRKALEETRWEGRMEILRKNPLLVIDGAHNPDGVKKVVHQLIKHGIKLTPVFTGLKDKEWRESMTFLRKLSEKIYLVPINHHRGEELSELVQHAQRLDFREIVPLSSARDVFGLKEDVLVLGSLYLLGEVKKCLEEKRE; encoded by the coding sequence ATGATGGTGGAAGATCAAATTCTCTACGAACTTTATAAAGGAAAAGATTACCACATTGAACCCACCTTAGAGCGAATTGAAAAGGCGGTTGAGTATGTGGGTTTAAAAAAGCCCTCCTATGTTTCCCTCTTGGTGGGTGGCACCAATGGGAAGGGCTCTACCTGTGCCTTTGCGGAGCGTATTCTCAGGGAGCATGGCTACAAAACCGGTTGGTTTGTGTCTCCCCACCTTTACGATGAAAAGGAGAGGTGGAGGCTGAACAGACAAAAGATAGAGAAAGAGAGGTTAAAAGAGTATGTAAAGGAGCTAAAGGACGTCTTTGAGAGGTTTAACCTTACCTACTTTGAAGCTTGCACCCTAATAGCCCTAAAGTTCTTTGAGGATGAAAAGGTGGATTTTGCGGTCTTTGAGGTAGGAATGGGGGGCAGGTGGGACGCCACCAGAACCTGCAGACCTTCCGCCTGTGCGGTTACCAACGTTCAAAGGGACCATGTAAAGTGGCTGGGTAAAAGTCCCGAAGAGAGGGCTTATGAAAAGCTTGGCATATATGTGCCCGGCAGACCTATTGTGATCGGTAGTCCCAAAGAACCTTTGTATCCCAAAGCCTTGGAGTTATGCGATCTGAAGGACCTGATAGTGGCGGGCATGGACTTTTTTGCCTACGGCAAAGTGGAAGGCATGCAAACCTACTTGGAGAACTTCAGCTCGGACTTTTTTTCAATAAGCTCCGCCAAGCTGGGGCTTTGGGGCAAGTGGCAAATAGACAACGCAAGCGTAGCCATCGCCTTGGTAAGCCAAGTTATAAAACTAAACGAGGATAAAACACGAAAGGCCCTTGAAGAGACAAGGTGGGAAGGGAGGATGGAAATCTTAAGAAAAAACCCCCTGCTGGTAATAGACGGCGCCCATAACCCAGATGGTGTCAAGAAGGTAGTCCATCAGCTGATAAAACATGGCATAAAGCTAACTCCCGTATTTACCGGGCTAAAGGACAAGGAGTGGAGAGAGTCCATGACTTTCCTCCGAAAGCTTTCGGAAAAGATCTATTTGGTGCCCATCAACCACCACAGAGGAGAGGAACTATCTGAGCTGGTGCAACATGCCCAAAGGCTGGACTTTAGGGAAATCGTCCCTCTAAGCTCTGCGAGGGATGTTTTTGGGCTAAAGGAAGATGTGCTGGTGCTTGGCTCTCTATACTTGTTGGGAGAAGTAAAGAAATGTCTGGAAGAAAAGAGGGAGTAG